CTGGTCGGGCGCCTCCTCCAGAGAACAGCACACGGTCCTCAGGTGGGGCGGTGCCCCCCTGGCCCGCAGCTGGGCCAGCATGTCCGGCGAGTAGTCCAGGGCAGTCGCCTGGGCCACCGCCCCCACCAGCGGCAGCAGCAGGCGGCCCGTGCCCGCGCCCACGTCCAGCAGGCTCCAGGTCCTGTGCAGGTCGCCCCGCAGCCAGCTCACCGTGTTGGGCAGCGCCGGCTGGGTGTGGTCGTAGTCGGCGGCCTTGGCCTGCCAGAAAGCGAGGTCGCGGTCGGGCCTGTAGCGCTCCGACCGCGCCGAGAGCACCAGGTCGCGCCAGCGGGTCAAGGGATCAGCGGGCACGTTCACCGCGTTCCTCCAGCAGCCCTTCACTCTCGGCCAGCAGGCTCTGCAAGGCCAAGAGCGTCTCGGGCTGCGGGCGCCACATGCCGCGCCCCTCGGCTTCCAGCAGGCGACTGGCGATGGCGTTCAGCGCCCACGGGTTGCTCTGACGCAGGAAATCCTGATTCTCGGGGTCCAGCGCGTAGGCCTGGGCGACGCCCTCATACATGAAGTCGTGGGCGAGGTCAGCGGTGGCGTCAAAGCCAAACAGGTAGTCCACAGTGGCCGTCTGCTCCAGCCCGCCTTTGTAGCCGTGCCGGCGAATCCCGTCAAGCCATTTGGGATTCACCACACGGCTGCGGTAGACACGCAGCGCCTCTTCTTTCAGGTCGCGCACCCGCGCCCGCTCGGGGTTGGCGCTGTCCCCAAAGTAGCCGCGCGGCTGCACGCCGCTGAGGTGCCGCACCGACGCCATCATGCCGCCGAAAAACTGCAGGTAATCGTCGCTGTCAAAAATGTCGTGTTCGCGGTTGTCCTGGTTGTGCAGCACCAGCTGCGTCTGTGCCAGGCGGGCGCGGAAGTCCTCGCGGGCGTCGGCCCCCTGTTCGGCGGCGGTGTAGGCGTATCCGCCCCAGTTCACGAACACCCTGACAAAGTCGGCGTCGGTTTGCCAGTTGCCCTCCTGAATGAGGTCGAGAATGCCCGCCCCATAGGTGCCGGGCGCACTGCCAAACACGCGGTACGTGGCGCGCGCCTCGGCTTCTTCTGGGGGCAGGTCCAGGAGGCGGCCTTCCAGTTCGGCCAGGTAGTGCCGGCGCGGAAAGTTCTGGTCTGGGTCCTCGTCGGCGTGCATGGCCAGCCGAAAAGCCTCGTCCAGCAGGTGAATCAGGTGCGGGAAAGCGTCCCGGAAAAACCCACTGATCCGCACGGTCACGTCAATGCGCGGGCGGCCCAGGTCCTCCAGGGCAATGAGTTCGGCGCCCTCCAGCCGGCGGCTTTGCGGGTGCCACAGGGGGCGCACACCCAGCAGCGCAAAGATCTGGGCGATGTCGTCTCCCTGCGTGCGCATGTTGCTGGTGCCCCACACACTGATGGCGACGTGTTCCGGGTACGCCCCGCCGGTTTCCTGCCGGTGGCGCTCCAGCACTTCGCGCGCCAGATTCTGGCCCACCGCCCAGGCCGCCTGCGAAGGCACCGCACGCGGGTCCACGGCATAGAAGTTGCGGCCGGTGGGCAGGATATGCGCCTGACCGCGTGACGGTGCCCCGCTGGGCCCGGCGGGCACATAGCGCCCGGCAAGGCCCAGCAGGAGGTTGGTGATTTCCTCCTCGGTGCGGTCAAGGTGGCGGTTCAGGTCACGGCAGGCGTAGTCCAGCGTACGCGGCACCGTGCCGTAGCCCTCCCGCACGCCCAGGGTCAGAGCCAGGACCTCTGGAATGGCCGCCGGGTCAAAGTGCCGGTCCTGCAAGGTCTGGTACAGATGCAGGCCGAGTTCGTCCAGCAGCTCCAGCGCATCTGCGTTCGTCTGCACCGGCTGACCGGCCAGGTTGTTCAGCGCCGTGTCCGCCTGGCGGCGCTGACCGGGACTTCCCAGCAACTCGGTGAGGTCAAGGCCAAGAAGGTCGGCCAGACCGGCGTGCAGGCCCGGCACCTCGGCGTTGGCCAGGCGGGTCAGCGCCCGCAGCATCTCCGGGCGCTGCTCGCCCTGGGGGGCCAGCCCCAGCGTGTGCAGACCGTCCCGGATCTGCGCCGCACCCAGCTCGCACAGATAGCCGTCAATGTCTTCCAGCAGGTGCGCCACGTCCGACCCACTCATCTCGGCGATGGTGGTGGGCACGCCATCCTCGGTCTCGGTTTCGTCCCACTCGTGGACGTGGTCACCGTGGTCGCGGCGCAGCATGGTGCCCAGGTCGGTGCCCAGGTTGGCCTGCTGCACCAGGTCCCAGATCTGGCCCTGGAGGAGCGGCAGCTTGCTGGGGTCAAGCAGTTCGAGCTGGTAGTACTCGTCCACCAGCCGGGCGAGTTCGGCCAGGGGGCCGTAAGTATCTGCGCGCGTCAGAGGCGGGGGCAGGTGGTCGAGAATGGTGGCGTGGGCGCGGCGTTTGGCCTGGGTGCCTTCTCCGGGGTCGTTGATGACAAACGGGTAGAACAGCGGCAGGTCGCCCAGCAGGCTGTCTGGAAAACAGGTTTCAGAGAGCCCCACGCCCTTGCCAGGCAGCCACTCCAGCGTGCCGTGCTTGCCGACATGAATCAGGGCGTCGGCGCCAAAGCCGCCCAGCACTTCCGGCTCCCGCAGCCAGCGGTACAGGGCGTGGTAGTGGTGGGTAGGCGGCAGGTCCGGCGTGTGGTAGATGGCGTCGGCGTCCATGCCGTACCCACGCGGGGGTTGCAGCGCCACGAACATCTTCCCGAAAGTCAGGCCCGCCAGGCAAAGCTGGCCCTCATGCACGTATGCCTCGCCCGGCGCCTTGCCCCATTGCTCGGTCACGCGCCGCTGCTGAGAGGCGGGCAGCTCAGCAAACCAGGCCCCGTACTGCGCCGCCGGAATCCTGACGGCGGCCCGGGCCAGTTGCCCTGGCGTCATCACAGTCTGGTCGTAGTTGCTCCGCTCGATCAGGTCGTGCATCAGGTCATCGGACTGTGCTGGCAAGTCGCCCACGTCGTAGCCATCAGCCTTCAGGGCGCGCAGCACCCGCAGCAGCGACGCCGCCGAGTCCAGCCCCACCGCGTTGCCCACCTGCGACGCCTTACTGGAGGAATTGGTAAAAATAAACGCCAGCCGCTTCTCGAAGTTGGCCTTGTGCCGCAGGCGGGCCAGCCGGAGGGCCGTTCCGGCCAGCCGCGCGGTGCGCTCCGGGTCGGCCACCTGCCGCCGGACCTCGCCCTCCTGCTCCTTGAACGCAAAAGGCACCGAGATAATGCGCCCGTCAAACTCGGGAATGGCGACGTTCATGGCGGTATCCAGAGGGTTCAGGCCGCGTGAGCTGGTCTCCCAGGGGCCGCGTCCGCCGCCCAGCGTCACGCCCTGCACCACCGGCACCCCCAGCCGGGCCAGCGCCGAGACGTTGTCCCCCGCCGCAGTGATCCCGCCCGCGTTCACGTCGGCCATGGCAAAAGAAAGGGTAGTAATGAGGGCGGAAATGAGGGGCCGCCCCAACTGCTGGTCATCTGTAGCCTGAAACAGCGCGAAGGCTTTGGGGTTCCCGGCGCCGTCCACGTCTTTCAGGGACGTGGTGAAGACTGGCAGGGCATCCGCACCCGCCTCGTCCAGCGCCTCAATGAGCGTGTCGATAAAGGCGGTGTTGCCGCTCAGCGCATGCGCGCGGTAAAAGAGGACACCAATGGCCGGACGCTGGGGGTCGTGCCAGCGCTCCCAGTCGGCCAGGGTGGCGTTCTCAGGCAGTTGGGGGTGGTACACGCCGTGTTCCGGCAGGGCCAGGGGCGGCTGGGCGCCGTACCCGGTCATCCGCAGGGTGTCCGAGAGCGACAGAAGCAGTTCGCGGGTGTTCTGCCAGCCGCTGGCCGCCAGGTAGCCCAGCGCCGTGTCCAGCGTGTGCGCCGGCGCCAGAGACAACCGGGCCAGTTCGGCGTCCGGCTCGTTGGCGCCACTGACCAGCAGCAGGGTCTGGCCAGCCCGGCGGGCGTGCGAGAGCAGCAAGTCCATGCCCGGCATATTCCTGATCTGGCCGTGCAGGCGGGCGACCACCACCTCGGCCTTGCCCACGGCCCCACCCAGCAGGCTGGCCATCTGCGCGTCGCTACGGATGCCCCCCAGCAGGGCGCCGGTCACCGGGCCAAAGTCGTCTGGCAGGATGTCTTTGGCTGCCCGCAAGTTCAGCAGGTCGGTGTCGGCATGGCTGAGCAGCGCAAAGCCGTGCAGGTCACCGGGCGTCAGGGGTGCGGCCGCCTGCGGCTGGCCCACACCTTGGCCACTGGCGGCGTCCCAGGTGTAGTAGTTGAAAGTGTACTCCACCAGTTCCGGCGGCACGGGCAGGGCGCCGTCCGCCTCCAGCATGGCGCTGATGTAGTCGAAGATTGCCACCACCAGCCACGGGTCGTTGACCGAGTGAAACCACACGTCCTGGCCGTCAAAGACCAGATGCGCCACGTTGCTCAGGGGACAGGGTCCCAGACAGCCGCTTTTCGTGAGGTGCACCTGATGGCGCAGCTTGCGGCGTGTCCACTCCTCTTTGTA
Above is a window of Deinococcus betulae DNA encoding:
- the cobN gene encoding cobaltochelatase subunit CobN, giving the protein MTSKSSPRSPGSRQRVTRADGRTINVVRKRGHLSYCFHGCCCGRTDRGYAAAPVDTYKEEWTRRKLRHQVHLTKSGCLGPCPLSNVAHLVFDGQDVWFHSVNDPWLVVAIFDYISAMLEADGALPVPPELVEYTFNYYTWDAASGQGVGQPQAAAPLTPGDLHGFALLSHADTDLLNLRAAKDILPDDFGPVTGALLGGIRSDAQMASLLGGAVGKAEVVVARLHGQIRNMPGMDLLLSHARRAGQTLLLVSGANEPDAELARLSLAPAHTLDTALGYLAASGWQNTRELLLSLSDTLRMTGYGAQPPLALPEHGVYHPQLPENATLADWERWHDPQRPAIGVLFYRAHALSGNTAFIDTLIEALDEAGADALPVFTTSLKDVDGAGNPKAFALFQATDDQQLGRPLISALITTLSFAMADVNAGGITAAGDNVSALARLGVPVVQGVTLGGGRGPWETSSRGLNPLDTAMNVAIPEFDGRIISVPFAFKEQEGEVRRQVADPERTARLAGTALRLARLRHKANFEKRLAFIFTNSSSKASQVGNAVGLDSAASLLRVLRALKADGYDVGDLPAQSDDLMHDLIERSNYDQTVMTPGQLARAAVRIPAAQYGAWFAELPASQQRRVTEQWGKAPGEAYVHEGQLCLAGLTFGKMFVALQPPRGYGMDADAIYHTPDLPPTHHYHALYRWLREPEVLGGFGADALIHVGKHGTLEWLPGKGVGLSETCFPDSLLGDLPLFYPFVINDPGEGTQAKRRAHATILDHLPPPLTRADTYGPLAELARLVDEYYQLELLDPSKLPLLQGQIWDLVQQANLGTDLGTMLRRDHGDHVHEWDETETEDGVPTTIAEMSGSDVAHLLEDIDGYLCELGAAQIRDGLHTLGLAPQGEQRPEMLRALTRLANAEVPGLHAGLADLLGLDLTELLGSPGQRRQADTALNNLAGQPVQTNADALELLDELGLHLYQTLQDRHFDPAAIPEVLALTLGVREGYGTVPRTLDYACRDLNRHLDRTEEEITNLLLGLAGRYVPAGPSGAPSRGQAHILPTGRNFYAVDPRAVPSQAAWAVGQNLAREVLERHRQETGGAYPEHVAISVWGTSNMRTQGDDIAQIFALLGVRPLWHPQSRRLEGAELIALEDLGRPRIDVTVRISGFFRDAFPHLIHLLDEAFRLAMHADEDPDQNFPRRHYLAELEGRLLDLPPEEAEARATYRVFGSAPGTYGAGILDLIQEGNWQTDADFVRVFVNWGGYAYTAAEQGADAREDFRARLAQTQLVLHNQDNREHDIFDSDDYLQFFGGMMASVRHLSGVQPRGYFGDSANPERARVRDLKEEALRVYRSRVVNPKWLDGIRRHGYKGGLEQTATVDYLFGFDATADLAHDFMYEGVAQAYALDPENQDFLRQSNPWALNAIASRLLEAEGRGMWRPQPETLLALQSLLAESEGLLEERGERAR